From Juglans regia cultivar Chandler chromosome 8, Walnut 2.0, whole genome shotgun sequence, the proteins below share one genomic window:
- the LOC108982379 gene encoding V-type proton ATPase subunit c''2, whose product MSGSAAMTRDASTWAHALVKISPYTFSAIGIAVAIGVSVLGAAWGIYITGSSLIGAAVKAPRITSKNLISVIFCEAVAIYGVIVAIILQTKLESVPSSQIYAPESLRAGYAIFASGIIVGFANLVCGVCVGIIGSSCALSDAQNSSLFVKILVIEIFGSALGLFGVIVGIIMSAQASWPAKTV is encoded by the exons ATGTCTGGCTCAGCAGCAATGACGAGAGATGCGTCCACTTGGGCTCACGCCCTGGTTAAGATCTCTCCCTACACTTTCTCCGCTATCGGCATCGCAGTCGCCATTGGCGTCTCTGTCCTGGGCGCCGCCTG GGGTATTTATATTACCGGAAGCAGCTTGATCGGTGCTGCAGTCAAAGCTCCTCGTATTACTTCCAAGAATCTAATTAG tgttATCTTTTGTGAAGCTGTTGCTATTTATGGGGTTATCGTGGCAATTATTCTACAAACAAAATTAGAGAGCGTTCCATCATCACAGATTTATGCACCCGAGTCTCTTAGAGCAGGATATGCAATCTTCGCATCTGGGATTATTGTGGGCTTTGCAAACCTCGTCTGCGG GGTTTGTGTGGGAATCATTGGGAGCAGTTGCGCATTGTCTGATGCTCAAAACTCCTCTCTTTTTGTGAAGATTCTTGTGATTGAAATCTTTGGTAGTGCACTTGGGTTGTTTGGGGTGATTGTGGGAATTATTATGTCAGCTCAAGCATCATGGCCTGCAAAAACAGTGTAA
- the LOC108982375 gene encoding protein ECERIFERUM 26: MAENEIMYVCKRTVVSTKPVQPGKHHPLSVLDRHMEKNHLRVVCYYKGPRGQEEAGEITKRLRESLSEVLTHFPIMTGRLIQNDKGHWMIKCNDAGVRMVEARAKGNVEDWLGSVDRGRELMLVHWEDMYYKPYFWSTFYVQVTEFEEGGLAIGLSCIHLLADPTCATMFIKAWADTTLPRKMLAPPFFDPLPPRRPGNTIPNHKPYTALIDHYNFSLHNSNPSTVAKHTTITLSFSDHMVQACMDMTQSSTATPNKPSPSPFEALAGLFWVCISKVKSLRNGLLNMSICLDARKVLGLHKAFFGNCMIYNKVHSDGLEEHKLSQAARAIGEVVAKMDSEGIMDLIEWLEQNESPISPLMNSCDLICSNLEVVDIHSSEFIEKLRPIQVSYYVESVFGIGQVLIFPAPPGEGPLGRVAMVTLPEDEVIKLCEDELLLQFSPTILMGVNRTHA, from the exons atggcCGAGAATGAGATCATGTATGTCTGCAAACGAACAGTTGTCAGCACCAAACCAGTCCAACCGGGAAAACACCATCCCTTATCAGTCTTGGATCGCCATATGGAGAAAAACCACCTTAGAGTAGTGTGCTACTACAAAGGGCCTAGGGGTCAGGAAGAGGCCGGAGAGATCACCAAAAGGCTCAGAGAGTCGTTATCGGAAGTGCTTACGCATTTTCCAATCATGACCGGAAGGTTAATCCAAAATGACAAAGGGCATTGGATGATCAAGTGTAACGATGCCGGAGTGAGGATGGTGGAAGCAAGGGCCAAAGGGAACGTGGAGGATTGGCTTGGAAGTGTTGATAGGGGCAGGGAGCTGATGCTTGTGCATTGGGAAGACATGTACTACAAGCCATACTTTTGGTCTACATTTTATGTTCAG GTTACAGAATTTGAAGAAGGTGGACTAGCGATCGGCCTGAGCTGCATTCATCTCCTGGCGGATCCCACCTGTGCTACCATGTTCATCAAGGCTTGGGCTGACACAACTTTGCCACGAAAAATGCTTGCTCCTCCTTTCTTCGACCCACTGCCTCCCCGAAGACCTGGTAACACAATACCCAACCACAAGCCTTACACTGCCTTAATTGATCACTACAACTTCTCCCTTCACAATTCCAATCCATCCACAGTTGCAAAACACACAACtataaccctatcattttccgaCCATATGGTCCAAGCCTGCATGGACATGACCCAATCCTCCACTGCTACACCAAACAAGCCCAGCCCATCCCCCTTTGAGGCCCTAGCTGGGCTTTTCTGGGTCTGTATCAGCAAGGtgaaaagtttgagaaatgGGCTACTAAACATGTCCATTTGCTTGGATGCAAGGAAAGTTCTGGGCTTACACAAAGCTTTTTTTGGGAATTGCATGATCTATAATAAGGTCCATTCGGATGGTTTGGAAGAACACAAGCTGTCACAAGCTGCTAGAGCTATAGGAGAAGTGGTGGCAAAAATGGACAGTGAGGGGATCATGGATTTAATCGAGTGGCTTGAACAAAACGAAAGCCCAATATCTCCATTGATGAATAGCTGTGATCTGATTTGTTCTAACTTGGAGGTTGTGGACATACATTCCAGCGAATTTATTGAAAAGCTCCGACCAATTCAGGTTTCTTATTATGTTGAGTCAGTGTTTGGAATAGGGCAGGTTTTGATTTTTCCGGCTCCGCCGGGTGAGGGTCCATTGGGCAGGGTGGCTATGGTTACGCTTCCTGAGGATGAGGTGATTAAACTGTGTGAAGATGAACTGCTTTTGCAATTCTCTCCTACAATTCTGATGGGAGTGAATAGAACTCATGCTTGA
- the LOC108982376 gene encoding probable protein phosphatase 2C 22, whose product MTMAAESKGCFGGENGSASDCQGRPPNPPSAAYRPCFSNERVAVPCNKSLIRHPSLMKTKTADVSVEPGLGVENPESEFIPIVRSGAWADVGFRSNMEDVYVCVDNFTRDITDGPSAFYGVFDGHGGKHAADFVCYHLPKFIVEDENFPRDIEKVVASAFLQTDTAFADACSLDATLASGTTALTALVVGRLLVVANAGDCRAVLCRRGKAIEMSRDHKPICSKEKKRIEASGGYVYDGYLNGQLNVARALGDWHVEGMKGQDGGPLSAEPELMSTKLTKEDEFLIIGCDGIWDVFMSQNAVDFARRRLQEHNDPALCSKDMVDEALKRKSGDNLAVVVVCFQSQPPPNLVAPRPRVHRSFSAEGLREVQSFLDSLAN is encoded by the exons ATGACAATGGCGGCAGAAAGTAAAGGGTGTTTCGGCGGAGAGAATGGAAGCGCGAGTGACTGTCAGGGTCGGCCTCCGAACCCTCCCTCCGCGGCGTATCGGCCTTGCTTTAGTAACGAGCGCGTCGCAGTACCGTGCAACAAATCACTCATTCGCCACCCGTCTCTC atgAAGACGAAGACCGCAGACGTCTCTGTTGAACCGGGGCTTGGCGTAGAGAATCCTGAGTCTGAGTTCATTCCAATTGTGCGCTCTGGAGCGTGGGCCGACGTTGGGTTTCGTTCAAACATGGAAGATGTATATGTTTGTGTTGACAACTTTACGAGGGATATCACTGATGGGCCCAGTGCCTTCTATGGG GTGTTTGATGGGCATGGAGGAAAGCATGCTGCTGACTTTGTCTGCTATCATTTGCCAAAGTTCATTGTCGAGGATGAAAACTTTCCAAGGGATATTGAGAAGGTTGTTGCTTCAGCATTTTTGCAAACTGACACTGCCTTTGCAGATGCTTGCTCTTTGGATGCAACCCTTGCATCTGGCACTACTGCTTTAACAGCTCTTGTGGTTGGAAG GTTGTTGGTGGTGGCGAATGCTGGAGATTGTCGAGCTGTGCTCTGCCGCCGTGGCAAAGCGATTGAAATGTCAAGGGATCACAAACCAATCTGTAGCAAAGAGAAGAAGCGAATTGAGGCATCTGGAGGTTATGTTTATGATGGTTACCTTAACGGACAACTGAATGTTGCTCGTGCTCTGGGAGATTGGCACGTGGAAGGAATGAAAGGTCAGGATGGTGGTCCACTCAGTGCAGAGCCTGAGCTTATGTCTACAAAACTGACGAAGGAGGATGAATTCCTCATCATAGGCTGTGATGGGATATGGGATGTATTTATGAGCCAAAATGCTGTTGATTTTGCTCGGCGCAGGCTTCAAGAGCACAATGACCCGGCCTTGTGTAGTAAGGATATGGTGGATGAGGCTTTGAAGAGGAAAAGTGGGGATAATTTAGCCGTTGTCGTGGTCTGCTTTCAAAGCCAGCCTCCCCCTAACTTGGTTGCCCCACGCCCCAGAGTGCACAGGAGCTTTTCTGCTGAAGGTTTGAGAGAGGTGCAAAGCTTCTTAGATAGCTTGGCAAATTAA